A segment of the Ipomoea triloba cultivar NCNSP0323 chromosome 1, ASM357664v1 genome:
tccaataatcaatctcaaaattaggccTATAATAATTTCATCAGTCCATTTTTCGAgttcaaattttctgtgtctacaaaTTGTCTCCTTGAGAGTTGTCGAGACATGCCGCTTGATGTGCTTGGAGCCTTAGAGCGTCGAAGTCTCGAAACTTTGATATGGGTAAGGCACACACATTACATATATAACCCATTCAACTTATTGAGTTGTTAATTTGGATCATTTGAAACATACAAATGCCGttgtatgtaattatgtatgaTCCAACAAGCTTTAATCTATTAACCCCAACAATGAGTCGATATTACAAACAACTGTTGATTCTTCAACATTTAATCTAgtttatttgaaatttaatgTTGAGCaaatttattattctaataACATACACGcctatttatttcttttttgtataaaatacaattaaatttttttcttcctcaataTAGTTATACTAAATCTATTTTGTGCAtggcacgggtgaaaatactagtcttctttgataatttttttggttttcaatCAATTATGTTAGCGCCGTGAATTGCATCACACCTATAAAGAAGAATATTATGACGTCCGTGGTCCGTGGAGAACTGCACACCACATACTTCTCttagtattattttatgtttatattagtCGACATATTTGGTATCTTTCAGATTCAACATTGTTGAATTTTGGTGCTACTATTTTCTCCGCGGGATATTTAGTGGTCGAAATAATGGGAGAAAATATGGACAAATAAACActatcattttcttcttcttgattAATGCTAATTCTCATAAGGATTTAGATTTTATCCCTAATTCTTCTTTGAGCTTGAGTTTTATGTTTTGGACGCCTTTTATTTTAAGGCtaataattcttcaaattaatatttggaCTTCATATAATGATACTCTTAAGTCTATTATTCTTGTTTTTGCAAACACATAAATTATGTCATGTTCACTGGCTTAAAACAAAGAGTGGCcaaatcttatattatatattttttttgagtactattaaatttattacaatgtagtatatgtttatacTTACTTTACTTTAAATTGTTCATGACATGCTCAaagaaatatttaaaagaattaaaaaatgagCCATCTTCCTCTAGTGCCCTTCGCCTTTTCCTTTCAGCTCTTTAGCTTTCATCCTTAGAGGATTGATGGTTGGGTGATCCATAAGGGCTGTGATTGCTATTTCTATTTCTTTGGCATTCACTTTTTCTGGAAGTATTTCAAATTCTCCCATGAAATAGTATCTGTAATCCATCTTAACCTCTACTCCTATACCAATCTCTTCTACCAATTGGAACGCATTTGCTTGTTGCTCTGCGTATAGTGGCCATGTAGCTATTGGCACCCCGAACCAGATACTTTCGAGAATTGAATTCCACCCACAGTGTGACACGAAACCACCTACAGCTGGGTGAGCTAGCACCGCAACTTGGGGTGCCCATCCGATTACTTTTCCAATGCTTTTAGTTCTCTCTAAGAATCCTTCTGACAAGATCAGAAGATTGTTGTAGTCTGTGGGAAATATTGAACCGTCAGAGGGTGGGCGCCTCAAGGACCAGAGGAACCTGTGCCCACTTCGTTCAAGGGCATAAGCAATCTCCTTCACTTGAGACTCTGGAAAACTTCCGCAGCTCCCGAAACAAAGAAACACAACTGATGAATCCGGCTGGCCACCAAGCCATTTTAAGATTTCCTCCTCAAACGATTCTTGGATCTTATTACCCTTTACGTTGACTATTGGAGAGAGATTCAAGGGCATGCTGCTCTAGCTCTAAGAACGTGTTCACCAAGATGCCTTTTGCCTTTCGCATTCGTCTGGCAATATCCATGAAATAGGCTGAGCCGCCGGTTTTGTCCAGCGCAAATAATGGCGGCCGGGAACGGCTTGGAATAAGTAGAGATGTTGAGATGAGGATCGGAATCCTTAATCTCCGTCACATCTTTACCATGGTCGTCTCTGAGGGTCTGAAGATGGAATTGAAGGCCGAGCATAGCCGCACCGGAAGTGTAGTACACATAGGTGGGGAGCCCAAACTCGTCAGCCACATCCATCATCACCATACAGGTCCAATCCACAACAAACCCACCTAGCCGCTTAACATCATTCTTCATCTCATTCACGCAGTCTCTGACGTTAGGCTTGTGAGATTCCACGAAGAAATTGAAGCCGTTGGTGGGTTCCTTGGAAGGTCGACCTCCGGCAGTGATATGAAGTTCAACCTGGAGCAATCGTTATGGGCAAGCAGAGATTCAATGTAAGAATTAAGAATGGAATCTAGAGGCAATCTCATGAGCAATACAGTAATGGAGAGTTGATGTTGTGTTTGTAGGAGGCGCTTTGCCATTTCTACATCGGAAATAAGGTGACCCATTATAGGGGCTGGAATCAGAACCAGATCCATAGCTTCTTCATTCATCATCAAAATTATGCCGTCATTTATTTAGAAGGGTAACAGATGAGTTATATACTTACTTTAGTTAGTCTAatcttctttaataattttcttgtttttcaatATGTTGTGTTGGCGCCGTGGATTACACAACACCTCCAAAGAAGATTATGACGTCCGTGGACAACTGCACACCACATACTTCACAATCGACTTCAATTCTcttgtattattttattgtttatattAGTCAACATGGAATCCTTCATATTCAACATTGTTGAATTTTGGTACTACTTCAGTGGTCCAAACTTTGCGTTGGCTGTGATATGATATGTTCAGCTGCCACGATAGTGGAACTTTAATTTGTAAACAATGCAAgtaaataaaaactaaacaaaGACTGACTCTTGACTCGatttgtgagacggtctcacgttaatttttcttcttgtagaattattatatttattttgtaaaatgctattattcctttaaatatttaatcatttttttaaaactcacAATCTGATTCTAACagaaaataattacaaaaaaataaattagcttAAATTGCTTGAAAAACTTGACTGGGTTAGGGTTGACCAATTaacaataacaaataaatattaagTGTTCAATTGTCACActaaaaaatgagtattaaaaaataaaatcagaagAGAAAAGTATTTTCTATATTAAAAGTCTTGAAAATTCATATTCTTATTATCACTtactccattaaaaaaaaaccacatgATACAACTGCTAGCTGCCTAGGTTGGTCATAACTTGCTCAAGGAAACGTCCAAGATAACTGTATGAAGAGCCACCCTCAGCTAGTGCCGCTCTGCTCTGTTCTTTCAGTTCCTCGGCCTTCTTCCTTGCGGGATTGGAATGGCGGTCCATAACCATAAGCTTCCTGATTCCGGTTTCTATCACATCCGCACTCACTATTTCTGGAATCTTTGTTGTATCCATGATATCGATTATGTAATCCATCTTGATCTCCACTCCTATTCCCATCTCCCTCACCACTTGGAACGCATTCGCCTGCTGCTCCGAGTAAATCGGCCATGTAGCCATCGGCACTCCAAACCAAACGCTCTCCAGAATCGAATTCCATCCACAGTGTGACACGAATCCCCCGATAGCCGGGTGAGCTAGCACTGCAACTTGCGGCGCCCATCCGATAACTTTTCCTATGCTTTTAGTTCTTTCAAGGAATCCTTCCGGTAGAACTTCTGTCGGATTGTTGTAGTCCGTGGgcaagaatgagccttgagtcGGTGGCCGTCTCAAGGTCCACAGGAACCTGTGCCCGCTACGCTCAAGGGCATAAGCGATCTCCTTCACTTGAGACTCTGTGAAAGAACCCGCACTTCCGAAGCAAAGGAACACAACTGATGAGTCTGGGTGGTGACCCAGCCATTCCAGGATTTCCTTCTCGGATTCTTGGTTGTTTTCAGAGTTTAGGTTCAATAAGGGTCCCACAGGGTACACAGGTGGGACCTTCTCGTCCTCAGAGAGAGATTCAAGTGCATGCGACTCTAGGTCAAAGAAGGTGTTGACGATGATACCTTTAGCCTCTCTCATTCGTTTGGCAACATCCAAGAAAAAGGTCGACCAGCCCGTCTTCTCTCGCGCAACAAACGGCAACAGCTTAACCGGAAAAGGGTTGAGGTAAGC
Coding sequences within it:
- the LOC116016729 gene encoding anthocyanidin 3-O-glucosyltransferase 2-like, whose amino-acid sequence is MQDAVELVFVPFPGMGHIRPAIDMAKLLIHTQRNLSVTLLATTFPNDSKVTSYLESFLSNNDSRMKVKPLPNDESALKNVNTMASAFFRSFIDSHKPLVRDCVQEIVGSSGSVRLAGFVVDAYSSAMADVADEFGVPTYVLNASGAAMLGLQLHLQSLRDDRGVDVTELKDSDPDLTVSAYLNPFPVKLLPFVAREKTGWSTFFLDVAKRMREAKGIIVNTFFDLESHALESLSEDEKVPPVYPVGPLLNLNSENNQESEKEILEWLGHHPDSSVVFLCFGSAGSFTESQVKEIAYALERSGHRFLWTLRRPPTQGSFLPTDYNNPTEVLPEGFLERTKSIGKVIGWAPQVAVLAHPAIGGFVSHCGWNSILESVWFGVPMATWPIYSEQQANAFQVVREMGIGVEIKMDYIIDIMDTTKIPEIVSADVIETGIRKLMVMDRHSNPARKKAEELKEQSRAALAEGGSSYSYLGRFLEQVMTNLGS